From a region of the Anomalospiza imberbis isolate Cuckoo-Finch-1a 21T00152 chromosome 3, ASM3175350v1, whole genome shotgun sequence genome:
- the CAPN11 gene encoding calpain-11 translates to MMPFGGMAARVQRDRLRAEGLGQHNNAIKYLNQDYEALKQQCIESGTLFRDPQFPAGPTALGFKELGPHSSKTRGVEWKRPSELVDDPQFIVGGATRTDICQGALGDCWLLAAIGSLTLNEELLHRVVPHGQSFQEDYAGIFHFQIWQFGEWVDVVVDDQLPTKDGELLFVHSAECTEFWSALLEKAYAKLNSCYESLSGGSTTEGFEDFTGGVAEMYDLKRPPRNMGHIIRKALERGSLLGCSIDITSAFDMEAVTFKKLVKGHAYSVTAFRDVNYRGQQEQLIRIRNPWGQVEWTGAWSDGSSEWNNIDPDEREELQLKMEDGEFWMSFRDFMREFSRLEICNLTPDALTKDELSRWHTQVFEGTWRRGSTAGGCRNHPATFWINPQFKIKLLEEDDDPGDDEVACSFLVALMQKHRRRERRVGGDMHTIGFAVYEVPEEAQGMQNVHLKKDFFLRNQSRARSETFINLREVSNQIRLPPGEYIIVPSTFEPHKEADFVLRVFTEKQSDTAELDEEISADLEDEEEITEDDIEDSFKNMFQQLAGEDMEISVFELRTILNRVISRHKDLKTDGFSLDSCRNMVNLMDKDGSARLGLVEFQILWNKIRSWLTIFRQYDLDKSGTMSSYEMRMALESAGFKLNNKLHQVVVARYADNDMGVDFDNFVCCLLKLETMFRFFRSMDPEGTGTAVMNLSEWLLLTMCG, encoded by the exons ATGATGCCCTTTGGCGGGATGGCTGCTCGAGTGCAGAGAGACCGCCTGAGAGCTGAGGGGCTTGGCCAGCACAACAACGCCATCAAGTACCTCAACCAGGACTATGAGGCCCTCAAGCAGCAGTGCATTGAGAGTGGCACCCTCTTCAGGGATCCCCAATTCCCAGCTGGCCCAACTGCTCTTGGATTCAAGGAGCTGGGGCCACACTCCAGCAAGACACGGGGAGTGGAGTGGAAGCGTCCGTCA GAATTAGTGGATGACCCTCAGTTCATCGTTGGTGGTGCCACCCGGACAGACATCTgccagggggctctgg gcgactgctggctgctggctgcCATTGGCTCCCTCACACTCAACGAGGAGCTCCTGCACCGCGTGGTGCCCCACGGACAGAGCTTCCAGGAGGACTATGCTGGCATCTTTCACTTCCAG ATCTGGCAGTTTGGTGAGTGGGTGGATGTGGTGGTGGATGACCAGCTGCCCACCAAGGATGGGGAACTTCTGTTTGTCCACTCGGCGGAGTGCACTGAGTTCTGGAGTGCTCTGCTGGAGAAAGCCTATGCCAA GCTGAACAGCTGCTACGAGTCGCTCTCGGGGGGCAGCACCACTGAGGGCTTCGAGGACTTCACGGGCGGCGTGGCAGAGATGTATGACCTGAAGCGGCCGCCACGCAACATGGGTCACATCATCCGCAAGGCACTGGAGAGGGGgtccctgctgggctgctccATCGAC ATCACAAGCGCCTTTGATATGGAAGCAGTTACCTTCAAGAAGCTGGTGAAGGGCCACGCCTATTCTGTCACAGCCTTCAGAGAT GTTAACTACCGGGGTCAGCAGGAACAACTCATCCGCATCAGGAACCCCTGGGGTCAGGTGGAGTGGACTGGAGCCTGGAGTGATGG TTCCTCTGAGTGGAACAACATTGACCCTGACgagagggaagagctgcagctgaagatGGAGGATGGAGAGTTCTG GATGTCTTTCCGAGACTTCATGAGGGAGTTCTCCAGGCTCGAGATCTGCAACCTGACCCCCGATGCCCTCACCAAGGATGAGCTCAGCAGATGGCACACACAGGTGTTCGAGGGCACATGGCGCCGGGGGAGCACTGCCGGGGGCTGCAGGAATCACCCAG CCACATTCTGGATCAACCCCCAGTTTAAGATCAAATTGCTGGAAGAAGATGATGACCCTGGGGATGATGAGGTGGCCTGCAGCTTCCTGGTGGCTCTGATGCAGAAGCaccggcggcgggagcggcgggtGGGAGGTGACATGCACACCATCGGCTTTGCTGTCTACGAG GTTCCTGAGGAG GCCCAGGGCATGCAGAATGTGCACTTGAAGAAGGACTTCTTCCTGCGAAACCAGTCCCGGGCACGGTCTGAGACCTTCATCAACCTGCGGGAGGTGAGCAACCAGATCCGGCTGCCCCCCGGCGAGTACATCATTGTGCCCTCCACCTTCGAGCCACACAAGGAGGCCGACTTCGTCCTGCGCGTCTTCACTGAGAAGCAGTCGGACACAGC GGAGCTGGATGAGGAGATCTCGGCAGATCTGGAGGATGAG GAGGAAATAACTGAGGATGACATAGAGGACAGCTTCAAGAACATGTtccagcagctggcaggggaG GACATGGAAATCAGCGTCTTTGAGCTTCGGACTATTCTGAACAGAGTCATCTCTAGAC aCAAAGATCTGAAAACAGATGGGTTCAGCCTGGACTCCTGCCGCAACATGGTCAACCTGATGGAT AAAGACGGCAGTGCCCGCCTTGGGCTGGTAGAGTTTCAGATCCTATGGAACAAGATCCGGAGCTGGCTG ACGATCTTTCGCCAGTATGACCTGGATAAGTCAGGCACCATGAGCTCCTATGAGATGCGCATGGCTCTAGAGTCAGCCG GTTTCAAGCTGAACAACAAGCTGCATCAGGTGGTGGTGGCGCGCTATGCAGACAATGACATGGGCGTGGACTTTGACAACTTCGTCTGCTGCCTCCTGAAGCTGGAGACCATGTTCA GGTTCTTCCGTAGCATGGACCCTGAAGGTACTGGCACTGCTGTCATGAACCTTTCAGAG tggctgctgctgacGATGTGTGGCTAG